The following proteins come from a genomic window of Polyangiaceae bacterium:
- a CDS encoding phosphoribosylformylglycinamidine synthase subunit PurQ — translation MSRIDAFRALPESEQAELKKRVKVLVLTGLGLNCEAETEAAFRMAGATPERVHLLDLLDTGGPKLRDFQVLAFVGGFAFGDHLGAGFVFANKIRYRLYDDLVRFIEDGGFSLGICNGFQTMTRLGLLPGLDGSYRTPLATLAPNDRPGYRDAWVRLAFDAESPCLWTRGVESMDLPTRHGEGKFIAKSGILERLEGEHLVAARYVDETGAATEQWPDNPNGSPKAVAGICDPSGRLFGLMPHPDAFLYPFQHPQWARRRAVGEVPARGDGMKIFESGVTAAAALAR, via the coding sequence ATGAGCCGCATCGACGCCTTCCGCGCGCTGCCCGAGAGCGAGCAGGCCGAGCTCAAGAAGCGGGTGAAGGTGCTGGTGCTCACGGGCCTCGGCCTAAACTGCGAAGCGGAGACGGAAGCCGCGTTTCGCATGGCGGGGGCCACACCCGAGCGCGTGCACCTGCTCGATCTGCTCGACACCGGCGGACCGAAGCTTCGGGACTTCCAGGTGCTGGCGTTCGTCGGCGGCTTCGCCTTCGGCGATCACTTGGGCGCGGGCTTCGTGTTCGCCAACAAGATCCGCTACCGCCTGTACGACGACCTGGTCCGCTTCATCGAAGATGGCGGCTTCTCTCTGGGCATCTGCAACGGCTTCCAGACCATGACACGGCTCGGGCTCTTGCCGGGGCTCGACGGAAGCTACCGGACCCCGCTGGCCACCCTCGCGCCCAACGACCGCCCGGGCTACCGCGACGCATGGGTGCGCCTGGCCTTCGACGCCGAGTCGCCGTGCTTGTGGACGCGCGGTGTGGAGAGCATGGATCTGCCGACGCGCCATGGAGAGGGGAAGTTCATCGCCAAGAGCGGCATCCTCGAGCGCCTCGAGGGCGAGCACCTGGTGGCCGCGCGCTACGTGGACGAGACCGGCGCGGCCACCGAGCAGTGGCCCGACAACCCCAATGGATCGCCCAAGGCAGTGGCCGGGATCTGCGATCCGAGCGGCCGCCTGTTCGGGCTGATGCCGCATCCGGACGCGTTCCTGTATCCGTTTCAGCACCCACAGTGGGCGCGGCGCCGCGCCGTGGGTGAGGTGCCCGCTCGAGGGGACGGCATGAAGATCTTCGAGAGCGGCGTCACGGCGGCGGCGGCTCTCGCTCGCTGA
- a CDS encoding OmpA family protein, whose protein sequence is MSRDDRDAILARRRRLLTLGLATLACSPAPASRSAPPAAPHAAPAVPDSDGDGFKDDVDRCPEVAGTENRYPDELGCPPRPCLSIVQPTEIEITLQLELAERSAELGPETAPIIDELARTLNEHPELAHVEVIGHADAKEPKGLALARAENVRAALIARGVDGARLTPRAANGDSRKVEFAVLSEREPPPP, encoded by the coding sequence ATGTCGCGAGACGACCGGGACGCGATCCTCGCGCGGCGGCGGCGTCTACTCACGCTGGGCCTTGCCACCCTCGCGTGCAGTCCCGCCCCGGCGTCACGATCTGCCCCACCCGCGGCGCCGCACGCTGCCCCGGCCGTGCCCGACAGCGATGGCGACGGCTTCAAGGACGACGTGGATCGCTGTCCCGAGGTCGCCGGGACGGAGAACCGCTACCCGGACGAGCTCGGCTGCCCACCGCGGCCGTGTCTCAGCATCGTGCAACCCACGGAGATCGAGATCACGCTTCAGCTCGAGCTCGCCGAACGGAGCGCGGAGCTCGGCCCCGAGACGGCGCCCATCATCGACGAGCTCGCCCGCACCCTGAACGAGCACCCGGAGCTCGCGCACGTCGAGGTGATCGGCCACGCCGACGCGAAGGAACCCAAAGGGCTTGCCCTCGCGCGGGCGGAGAACGTGCGCGCGGCGCTGATCGCTCGCGGCGTGGACGGCGCTCGGCTCACCCCGCGAGCCGCCAACGGTGACAGTCGCAAGGTGGAATTCGCGGTGCTCAGCGAGCGAGAGCCGCCGCCGCCGTGA
- a CDS encoding phosphatase PAP2 family protein has protein sequence MRAPLCIVLCTALAVLSGRAVAAPSQPPEAKPFEEPPHHRLKWRSEWRRFDALEYVISGAVAAGYLYVEFGVKSPTEPNWTGPILFDDGVRSALRGESRKARENAATLSDVFAVTPQVMVFADTILVPTLTDDFNLDVAWQMTAMNLQALSFVGLLTRSGHRFVARERPDVAECEKDPDYDPTCFGGSNASFPGGHSSATMTSAGLICAHHLNVPLYGGGAPDIAACGTAVGLGLATGWMRMTADRHYASDIIVGTVLGFGGGFGLPLLLHYRGLAPTRQVAGTTITVFPQASERELGLGLYGWF, from the coding sequence ATGCGCGCGCCGCTCTGCATCGTCCTGTGTACGGCCCTCGCCGTGCTTTCGGGCCGCGCCGTGGCCGCGCCGAGCCAACCCCCAGAAGCCAAGCCTTTCGAAGAACCTCCGCACCATCGCCTGAAATGGCGTTCCGAGTGGCGGCGCTTCGACGCGCTGGAGTACGTGATCTCGGGCGCCGTGGCGGCGGGCTACCTGTACGTGGAATTCGGGGTGAAGAGCCCGACGGAGCCGAACTGGACCGGACCCATCCTGTTCGACGACGGCGTGCGGAGCGCGCTCCGGGGAGAATCCCGGAAGGCGCGAGAGAACGCCGCCACGTTGAGCGACGTGTTCGCCGTGACGCCGCAGGTGATGGTGTTCGCGGACACGATCTTGGTGCCGACCCTCACGGACGACTTCAATCTGGACGTCGCCTGGCAGATGACGGCCATGAACCTCCAAGCGCTGAGCTTCGTGGGGCTGCTCACGCGGTCGGGGCATCGATTCGTGGCCCGCGAGCGGCCGGACGTGGCGGAGTGCGAGAAGGATCCGGACTACGACCCGACGTGCTTTGGCGGCAGCAACGCGTCCTTTCCCGGAGGCCATTCGTCGGCGACGATGACCTCGGCGGGGCTCATCTGCGCGCACCATCTCAACGTGCCACTGTACGGAGGCGGTGCACCGGACATCGCCGCTTGCGGTACCGCCGTGGGTCTGGGCTTGGCCACGGGTTGGATGCGCATGACCGCGGATCGCCACTACGCGAGCGACATCATCGTGGGCACGGTGCTGGGTTTTGGCGGGGGTTTTGGCTTGCCGCTCTTGCTCCACTACCGCGGCCTCGCGCCCACTCGGCAGGTGGCGGGCACCACCATCACGGTGTTTCCGCAGGCCAGCGAGCGAGAGCTCGGCCTCGGCCTGTACGGCTGGTTTTGA
- the trxA gene encoding thioredoxin, producing the protein MDYFRCAKCGAFNRVKNKDGKSPVCGRCKEKLDVSGAPQQVTGAELERAVKGAPVPVLVDFWAAWCGPCRMAAPILDEIARSKAGEIVVLKLDTDANQDAARRHSVQGIPLFVMFREGQEAARQTGLPPKSAFKSWVESVS; encoded by the coding sequence ATGGATTACTTCCGCTGCGCCAAGTGCGGTGCCTTCAACCGAGTCAAGAACAAGGACGGCAAGTCGCCGGTGTGCGGCCGCTGCAAGGAGAAGCTGGACGTCAGCGGTGCGCCGCAGCAGGTGACCGGCGCCGAGCTCGAGCGTGCAGTGAAGGGCGCGCCGGTGCCGGTGCTGGTGGACTTCTGGGCCGCGTGGTGTGGCCCCTGCCGCATGGCGGCGCCCATTCTCGACGAGATCGCTCGCAGCAAGGCCGGGGAGATCGTCGTGCTCAAGCTCGACACCGACGCCAACCAAGACGCCGCACGGCGCCACAGCGTGCAGGGCATCCCGCTGTTCGTGATGTTCCGCGAAGGGCAGGAGGCCGCGCGCCAGACGGGCCTGCCGCCCAAGAGCGCGTTCAAGTCCTGGGTCGAGTCCGTTTCGTAG
- the dusB gene encoding tRNA dihydrouridine synthase DusB: MDACYKSELNRDVPLARPGEFRAVALGPLSVWPPVVLAPMAGVTNYPFRSLCRRFGAGLYVSEMITARPLSEGREKTLKLSDFGAEESPRSLQLYGVDPYYVGEAVKRLVGEGRVDHIDMNFGCPVRKVTRKGGGSAIPVKPRLLASIVRAAVGNAERIPVTIKFRMGIDDTLLTYLDAGRVGQEEGCAAVGLHARTAAQLYDGDARWEAIAELKARVSIPVLGNGDIWEAADALRMMRTTGCDGVIVGRGCLGRPWLFRDLADVFDGREPANPPNLGQVTDVMREHAERLAAWMGERPALRAFRRHATWYTKGFRGSAELRQRFMQVTDLQGLSQVLSSVRRDEPFPPSAMRVPRGKSSGTQKVSLPEGYLDDRWDATPPEAGAEDAFSGG; this comes from the coding sequence ATGGACGCCTGTTACAAGAGCGAGCTGAACCGGGATGTGCCGCTGGCGCGGCCCGGGGAGTTTCGCGCGGTGGCCCTCGGGCCGCTGTCCGTGTGGCCGCCGGTGGTGCTGGCACCCATGGCCGGCGTGACGAACTATCCGTTCCGCTCGTTGTGCCGTCGTTTCGGCGCGGGGCTCTACGTGAGCGAGATGATCACCGCCCGGCCCCTGTCGGAAGGGCGGGAAAAGACGCTCAAGCTCAGCGACTTCGGTGCGGAGGAGAGCCCCCGGTCGCTGCAGCTCTACGGTGTGGATCCGTACTACGTGGGGGAGGCCGTCAAGCGTCTGGTGGGCGAAGGACGCGTCGATCACATCGACATGAACTTCGGCTGCCCGGTGCGCAAGGTCACGCGCAAGGGCGGCGGGTCGGCCATTCCCGTGAAGCCGCGGCTGCTCGCATCGATCGTGCGCGCGGCGGTGGGGAATGCGGAGCGCATTCCCGTCACCATCAAGTTTCGCATGGGCATCGACGATACCCTGCTCACGTACCTGGACGCCGGGCGCGTGGGACAAGAAGAGGGCTGCGCGGCCGTCGGTTTGCATGCGCGGACCGCAGCGCAGCTGTACGACGGCGATGCGCGCTGGGAGGCCATCGCGGAGCTGAAGGCGCGGGTGAGCATCCCGGTGCTCGGCAACGGTGACATCTGGGAGGCGGCGGACGCCCTGCGCATGATGCGCACCACAGGTTGCGACGGCGTGATCGTCGGCCGCGGCTGTCTCGGTCGGCCGTGGCTGTTCCGAGATCTTGCGGACGTGTTCGACGGGCGAGAGCCCGCCAATCCCCCGAACTTGGGGCAGGTCACGGACGTGATGCGGGAGCACGCCGAGCGCCTGGCGGCGTGGATGGGAGAGCGCCCGGCGCTGCGCGCGTTCCGGCGCCACGCCACCTGGTACACGAAGGGATTTCGGGGCAGCGCGGAGCTCCGGCAGCGCTTCATGCAGGTGACGGATCTACAAGGGTTGTCCCAGGTGCTCAGCAGCGTTCGGCGCGACGAGCCGTTCCCTCCCTCCGCCATGCGGGTGCCCCGAGGGAAGAGCTCGGGGACGCAAAAGGTCAGCCTTCCGGAGGGTTACCTGGACGACCGTTGGGACGCGACACCTCCCGAGGCGGGTGCCGAGGACGCCTTCAGCGGGGGCTGA
- a CDS encoding RNA-binding S4 domain-containing protein: METVRIDRWLSAARIYKSRTLATDACVGGHVRVNGNPVRASHAVKVGDRVEALAPRGPVVLDIAGLAEKRLSPPAARELYEDHSPPPPPREERIAVRPRGSGRPTKAERRALERARYR, encoded by the coding sequence ATGGAGACCGTTCGCATCGATCGCTGGCTGTCTGCCGCTCGCATCTACAAGTCTCGGACGTTGGCTACCGACGCCTGCGTCGGCGGGCACGTGCGTGTCAACGGCAACCCGGTACGCGCGAGCCATGCGGTGAAGGTAGGGGATCGCGTGGAGGCCCTCGCTCCTCGCGGTCCGGTGGTGCTGGACATCGCGGGACTGGCGGAAAAGCGGCTTTCGCCGCCGGCGGCGCGGGAGCTGTACGAAGACCACTCGCCACCTCCGCCGCCGCGCGAAGAGCGCATCGCGGTGCGACCGCGGGGGAGCGGTCGTCCGACCAAGGCCGAGCGTCGCGCGCTGGAGCGCGCTCGCTACCGCTGA
- a CDS encoding MATE family efflux transporter — protein sequence MMRPTDTERTTVVREVLRLTGPAVLTSFLQTLVFLVDRILLGRYSEAALASMQVQGPLLWSLWGIFTGLLVGTVPLVARSVGARDLSRARDVARAALLLAFVLGLGVSLSCGVLARPIVGVLGPDSAELRALSERYVVIALAGFPQMFVATTAAFVLHGTGNTRTPFVVGLLSNGVNVAASALLVFGLSWGPFHVPSLGVSGAAIGSALAFTVEAVLLLRALRDPSGTLGLVPLFQSGGPAARRDLLRVSTPALFERVVIHVGYLAYASVINSLGPVVMAANQALITLESICFLSADGFGVAAATVVGQALGRKDPRQARFGALVATGFAISALTTLGLAIWGSSSVTLGLFVPRGADGSALVAEAHSALPWLALSQPFMAIGVVLAQSLRGAGDTRSPVVAAVVGGFAVRVGLAWWLGAQLGLGVRAVWIASAVDWMVRTVWLSGVFLAGRWTRLEI from the coding sequence ATGATGCGCCCCACCGACACCGAGCGAACCACGGTGGTGCGCGAGGTGCTGCGCCTGACGGGTCCCGCGGTGCTCACCAGCTTCCTGCAGACGCTGGTGTTCCTGGTGGATCGCATCCTGCTCGGTCGCTACAGCGAGGCGGCCCTGGCGTCGATGCAGGTGCAAGGGCCGCTGCTCTGGTCCCTGTGGGGCATTTTCACTGGCTTGCTAGTGGGCACCGTACCGCTGGTAGCCCGTTCCGTCGGCGCCCGAGACTTGTCGCGCGCTCGGGATGTCGCTCGCGCCGCGCTCTTGCTCGCCTTCGTGCTCGGTCTCGGCGTGTCGCTTTCGTGCGGCGTGCTGGCGCGGCCCATCGTCGGCGTGCTGGGTCCCGACTCGGCGGAGCTGCGAGCACTGTCGGAGCGCTACGTCGTCATCGCCCTCGCCGGCTTTCCACAGATGTTCGTGGCCACCACCGCCGCCTTCGTGCTGCACGGCACCGGCAACACCCGCACGCCCTTCGTGGTGGGCTTGCTCTCCAACGGCGTGAACGTCGCCGCCAGCGCGCTCTTGGTGTTCGGTCTGTCTTGGGGTCCGTTCCACGTTCCGTCGCTCGGCGTTTCCGGCGCCGCCATCGGCTCCGCGCTGGCTTTCACGGTAGAAGCGGTGCTGCTGCTGCGGGCGTTGCGCGATCCCTCCGGGACGCTCGGGCTCGTGCCGCTGTTCCAGAGCGGCGGGCCCGCCGCGCGCCGAGACTTGCTGCGGGTCAGCACGCCGGCCCTGTTCGAGCGCGTCGTGATCCACGTCGGCTACCTCGCCTACGCCAGCGTCATCAACTCCCTCGGCCCCGTGGTCATGGCGGCCAATCAGGCGCTCATCACGCTGGAGTCGATCTGCTTTCTGAGCGCCGATGGCTTCGGCGTGGCCGCCGCCACGGTGGTGGGTCAGGCCCTCGGTCGCAAGGATCCGCGCCAGGCGCGCTTCGGCGCGCTGGTGGCCACGGGCTTCGCCATCTCGGCGCTCACCACGCTCGGGCTCGCCATCTGGGGCTCGAGCTCCGTCACCCTCGGCCTGTTCGTGCCCCGTGGCGCGGACGGCAGCGCCCTCGTGGCCGAGGCCCACAGCGCACTGCCCTGGCTCGCCCTGTCGCAGCCGTTCATGGCCATCGGCGTGGTGCTCGCGCAGTCGCTCCGCGGCGCGGGCGACACGCGCTCCCCCGTGGTCGCCGCGGTGGTCGGCGGCTTCGCGGTGCGCGTGGGCCTCGCGTGGTGGCTCGGAGCTCAGCTCGGCCTTGGCGTTCGCGCCGTGTGGATCGCCAGCGCCGTCGATTGGATGGTGCGCACGGTGTGGCTCTCCGGCGTCTTTCTCGCCGGCCGTTGGACTCGCCTCGAGATCTGA
- a CDS encoding AAA family ATPase, with translation MKTGDVLLDRFEIEQRAGEGGMGAVFRARDKHTGDWVALKAAPAPDEARALSRLDHPVIVRYVAHGEGFVAMEWLDGELLSERLALGPLAIAEVVSLGQSLASALSHAHARGVVHRDLSPRNLLLAGGRVESARLLDFGLALVGGARSRSGVLRGSAGYMAPEQVRSADDVDGRADLFSLGCVLHEALTAQPAFRAEHYLGVLAKLMLAEAPDVRSLRPEAPAGLARLIRRLLEKDPDARPGSAEEVARALEGEPAHAVEAITRAERHVASVVLAGDLTLPLQPGTEPDARTREIAERYSAVAAPLPNGAVALGWSGAGTARDHAVSAVRAALELRPLPVAVATGWARQGGELSTGELIDQAVVMLAEPGARQGVRVDSVTWGLLPARFRTEGTDEARWVTGESEGEPTRRLLGRVVPCIGRERELRTLHAMVDDAFDVPRSQVVLLTGAAGVGKSRVRHELLRAVAEQRPETRVWIGRGDATRAGAPFGILGDALARGLGLRDAIGARSEFLAELCGVSRGSSPQLDAARSDPVLMGDQLRAAFQDLLVEECASGPVLLVLEDFQWGDVATVTLLDAALRNLPELPFFLLVVARPQLFDYFPRLLLDRGAQELVVGPLTRRSGERLLRTALGDQIGAERLDELVRRGNGNAFYLEELARAEVEGRALPDTVLAMVQARLEAMEHEARRVLRAASVFGNSAWLGGIAALLGGESQREEVARWLSTLAAREVVSKVRDTRFVDEPEYAFRHALVRDAAYAMLTDEDRALGHRLAATWLSRVGETDAGTLADHYELGDAVGEALPWLERAAASALDAGDFEQAKLHAERGEKMAAGSDGLGGLVASHAEALRLLGRAEDAVEMGAKALALLEPGSARWCAAAGEQALVLQRLAQGEELTDLARVLLSTTARRGAGESLALSRLRAAIALLRTGNVADANRLANAALSPSDDARPLVSAWSHAFRALSALQEGDRGTFLVEARTARRHHLEVGDERPALEQAINMGSVYVELGRFDQAETMLREALARAERLGLSHARAGAMHNLGLAVARLGRTAEGLDLERSALQVFHGQDKRLEGGVRVSMALIALWSDDMALATREAAQAEELLSDAAPPMVPVALAVRAKAALARGESELALTLAERAMELSASVGVEFGGGLVRLVHVEALRASGDEARAERALARAHTLLLEQADELSDPVLRESFLEGVPENRRTLELVTRPTNTGLA, from the coding sequence GTGAAGACAGGCGACGTCCTCCTAGATCGTTTCGAGATCGAGCAGCGTGCCGGCGAAGGCGGCATGGGCGCGGTATTTCGGGCGCGGGACAAGCACACCGGGGACTGGGTCGCGCTGAAGGCAGCGCCGGCTCCGGACGAGGCCCGGGCGCTGTCTCGGCTCGATCACCCGGTCATCGTGCGCTACGTGGCCCACGGCGAGGGCTTTGTCGCGATGGAATGGCTCGACGGCGAGCTGCTTTCGGAGCGTCTCGCGCTCGGCCCTCTCGCCATCGCGGAGGTGGTCAGCCTGGGGCAAAGCTTGGCGTCGGCGCTGTCCCACGCCCACGCCCGCGGCGTGGTGCATCGCGATCTCTCCCCGCGAAATCTCCTGCTCGCGGGCGGTCGCGTGGAGAGCGCGCGTCTGCTCGACTTCGGTCTCGCGCTGGTGGGCGGTGCGCGTTCACGCTCGGGGGTGTTGCGCGGCAGCGCTGGGTACATGGCGCCAGAGCAGGTGCGCAGCGCCGACGACGTGGACGGGCGCGCGGATCTCTTTTCCTTGGGCTGCGTGCTGCACGAGGCGCTCACTGCGCAGCCGGCGTTCCGCGCGGAGCATTACCTGGGCGTGCTCGCCAAGCTGATGCTTGCGGAGGCGCCGGACGTTCGCAGCCTTCGGCCGGAAGCACCCGCCGGGCTCGCACGGTTGATCCGGCGCTTGCTCGAAAAGGACCCGGATGCGCGACCGGGCAGCGCGGAGGAGGTGGCGCGCGCCCTGGAGGGCGAGCCGGCGCACGCGGTGGAGGCGATCACGCGAGCGGAGCGCCACGTCGCCAGCGTGGTGCTGGCGGGGGACCTGACGCTGCCTCTGCAGCCCGGCACGGAGCCGGATGCGCGCACTCGAGAAATCGCGGAACGCTACTCCGCCGTGGCTGCGCCGCTGCCGAATGGGGCCGTTGCCTTGGGTTGGTCCGGCGCGGGCACGGCCCGGGATCACGCCGTGAGCGCCGTGCGCGCGGCCCTGGAGCTTCGGCCCTTGCCCGTCGCCGTGGCGACCGGCTGGGCGCGACAGGGCGGCGAGCTGTCCACCGGCGAGCTCATCGACCAGGCCGTGGTGATGTTGGCGGAGCCGGGCGCGCGTCAAGGCGTGCGCGTGGACTCGGTGACCTGGGGCCTCTTGCCCGCGCGCTTTCGCACGGAAGGCACGGACGAAGCACGTTGGGTCACCGGCGAGAGCGAGGGCGAGCCCACGCGGCGCTTGCTCGGACGCGTGGTGCCCTGCATCGGCCGTGAACGAGAGCTCCGAACGTTGCACGCCATGGTGGACGACGCCTTCGACGTTCCTCGCTCGCAGGTGGTGTTGCTCACGGGCGCGGCGGGGGTGGGCAAGAGTCGCGTGCGGCACGAGCTACTGCGCGCCGTCGCGGAGCAACGCCCGGAGACGCGCGTCTGGATCGGTCGCGGGGACGCGACCCGGGCCGGAGCTCCCTTCGGCATCTTGGGGGACGCACTTGCCCGCGGGCTTGGCCTGCGGGACGCCATCGGGGCTCGGAGCGAGTTCTTGGCGGAGCTCTGCGGCGTGTCGAGAGGGTCGTCCCCACAGCTGGATGCCGCCCGGAGCGATCCCGTGTTGATGGGCGATCAGCTCCGCGCGGCGTTCCAAGACCTGTTGGTGGAGGAATGCGCCAGCGGCCCGGTGCTGCTGGTGCTCGAGGATTTCCAGTGGGGAGACGTGGCTACGGTCACGTTGCTGGACGCCGCGCTCAGGAATCTCCCGGAGCTGCCGTTCTTCTTGCTCGTCGTGGCCCGCCCTCAGCTTTTTGACTACTTTCCGCGGCTTTTGCTGGACCGCGGCGCCCAGGAGCTGGTGGTGGGCCCGCTCACGCGGCGCTCGGGTGAACGCTTGCTCCGTACAGCGTTGGGCGACCAGATCGGAGCGGAGCGACTGGACGAGCTCGTCCGACGAGGCAACGGCAACGCCTTCTACCTGGAGGAGCTGGCGCGGGCGGAGGTCGAGGGGCGTGCCTTGCCGGACACGGTGCTGGCCATGGTGCAAGCGCGGCTGGAGGCGATGGAGCACGAGGCGCGACGAGTGCTGCGGGCAGCCAGCGTGTTCGGCAACAGTGCTTGGCTCGGCGGCATCGCCGCGTTGCTCGGCGGCGAGTCTCAGCGAGAAGAGGTCGCGCGTTGGCTCTCGACGCTGGCCGCTCGCGAGGTCGTGAGCAAGGTCCGCGATACGCGCTTCGTCGACGAGCCCGAGTACGCGTTCCGTCACGCGTTGGTGCGCGATGCCGCCTACGCCATGCTCACCGACGAAGACCGCGCCCTGGGCCATCGCCTGGCGGCCACCTGGCTTTCGCGCGTGGGGGAGACGGACGCGGGAACGCTGGCCGATCACTACGAGCTCGGGGACGCCGTCGGAGAAGCCTTGCCCTGGCTGGAACGCGCGGCGGCTTCGGCCCTCGACGCGGGGGACTTCGAGCAGGCCAAGCTTCACGCCGAACGCGGCGAGAAGATGGCGGCGGGAAGTGATGGCTTGGGAGGGCTGGTCGCGAGCCACGCGGAGGCGCTGCGGCTCTTGGGGCGCGCCGAAGACGCCGTGGAAATGGGAGCGAAGGCGCTGGCGCTGCTCGAGCCCGGCAGTGCGCGCTGGTGCGCCGCCGCCGGCGAGCAGGCGTTGGTGCTGCAGCGCTTGGCCCAGGGCGAAGAGCTCACGGACCTGGCGCGAGTGCTGCTGTCCACCACGGCTCGCCGCGGAGCGGGGGAGAGCTTGGCGCTGTCCCGGCTGCGCGCGGCCATCGCGCTGCTCCGCACCGGAAACGTGGCCGACGCGAATCGGTTGGCCAACGCCGCGCTGTCGCCGAGCGACGACGCTCGGCCCTTGGTCAGCGCCTGGAGCCATGCCTTCCGCGCGCTCTCGGCGCTGCAGGAGGGGGACCGTGGAACGTTCCTGGTCGAAGCGCGCACGGCGCGGCGTCACCATCTGGAAGTGGGCGACGAGCGGCCCGCGCTGGAGCAGGCCATCAACATGGGCAGCGTGTACGTCGAGCTCGGTCGCTTCGACCAAGCCGAGACCATGCTGCGGGAAGCGCTCGCGCGAGCGGAGCGGCTGGGGCTGTCGCACGCCCGGGCCGGCGCCATGCACAACCTGGGCTTGGCGGTCGCGCGCCTGGGGCGCACCGCCGAGGGGCTCGACCTCGAGCGGAGTGCCCTGCAGGTCTTTCATGGCCAAGACAAGCGTCTGGAGGGCGGCGTGCGCGTGTCCATGGCGCTCATCGCGCTGTGGTCCGACGACATGGCGCTGGCGACGCGGGAGGCGGCGCAGGCGGAAGAGCTGCTCTCGGACGCCGCTCCGCCCATGGTGCCGGTCGCTCTCGCCGTGCGGGCGAAGGCCGCTCTGGCGCGGGGCGAGTCGGAGCTGGCGCTGACTCTCGCCGAGCGCGCGATGGAGCTCTCCGCGTCGGTGGGTGTGGAGTTCGGCGGCGGATTGGTTCGCCTGGTGCACGTGGAGGCGCTCAGGGCGAGCGGTGACGAAGCCCGCGCCGAGCGCGCGCTGGCGCGCGCCCACACGCTGCTCCTGGAGCAGGCCGACGAGCTGTCGGATCCGGTGCTGCGAGAGAGCTTCCTCGAGGGCGTGCCCGAAAATCGCCGCACCCTGGAGCTGGTCACTCGGCCGACGAATACTGGCCTGGCGTGA
- a CDS encoding sigma 54-dependent Fis family transcriptional regulator, which translates to MARTEVNSTTVAVELETSFAASAFTLRVIEGPDAGTALELDGDAVVRLLIGTSPACDARLEDPQVSRRHASVELVGRRIRIRDHDSTNGTFVDGVAIVDAYLRGGEVVRMGSTALRVDETGPYREVTLPTVVQFGRVIGASVAMRRLYPLCARLAKADVPVVIEGETGTGKEQLAEALHEEGARSGGPFVVFDCTAVAPNLIESELFGHEKGAFTGSTGTRRGVFERADGGTLLIDEIGDLPLALQPKLLRAIERSEVTRVGGERPIRVNVRVLAATRRDLDHEVQLGRFRDDLFHRIAVTRIELPPLRDRAGDVRLLASYFCTQLHADADSIPPDLMRRWEDYAWPGNVRELRNAVMRRVALGDLADDAPSSEDAPSVARDLALGARASGDPIAQVIAMDLPLAEARQKIVDEFEARYVEQLLANHGGNVTRAAAAAGVARRHLQRLKARFESR; encoded by the coding sequence ATGGCGCGCACCGAGGTCAACAGCACGACCGTGGCCGTGGAGCTCGAGACGAGCTTCGCCGCCAGTGCGTTCACCCTGCGCGTGATCGAAGGGCCCGACGCCGGAACGGCGCTCGAGCTCGATGGGGACGCGGTGGTCCGGCTGCTGATCGGGACCAGCCCGGCCTGCGACGCCCGCCTGGAAGATCCGCAGGTTTCTCGACGCCACGCCAGCGTGGAGCTGGTCGGGCGGCGCATCCGCATTCGCGACCACGACAGCACCAACGGCACCTTCGTGGACGGTGTCGCCATCGTGGATGCGTATTTGCGCGGCGGAGAGGTCGTGCGCATGGGCAGCACCGCGCTTCGCGTGGACGAGACCGGGCCCTACCGGGAAGTCACCCTGCCTACCGTGGTGCAGTTCGGTCGCGTGATCGGCGCTAGCGTGGCCATGCGGCGGCTGTATCCGCTGTGCGCGCGCTTGGCGAAGGCCGACGTCCCGGTGGTGATCGAGGGGGAGACGGGCACCGGCAAGGAGCAGTTGGCAGAAGCACTGCACGAGGAGGGCGCGCGGTCCGGCGGTCCCTTCGTGGTCTTCGACTGTACCGCGGTGGCGCCCAATCTCATCGAGTCCGAGCTGTTCGGTCACGAGAAGGGAGCCTTCACGGGATCCACGGGCACGCGGCGCGGCGTGTTCGAGCGTGCGGACGGGGGCACGTTGTTGATCGACGAGATCGGCGATCTGCCGCTGGCGTTGCAGCCCAAGCTGCTGCGCGCCATCGAGCGCTCGGAGGTGACGCGGGTGGGTGGTGAGCGTCCGATCCGGGTGAACGTGCGAGTCTTGGCCGCCACGCGCCGGGACCTGGACCACGAAGTGCAGCTCGGACGCTTCCGGGACGATCTGTTCCACCGCATCGCGGTGACGCGCATCGAGCTGCCGCCCCTGCGCGATCGCGCAGGGGACGTACGGCTGTTGGCCAGCTACTTCTGCACCCAGCTGCACGCCGACGCGGACTCCATACCGCCGGACCTGATGCGTCGCTGGGAGGACTACGCCTGGCCCGGAAACGTGCGCGAGCTGCGCAACGCGGTGATGCGTCGCGTGGCCCTGGGGGATCTGGCGGACGACGCGCCCAGCAGTGAGGATGCGCCCAGCGTGGCGCGGGACCTGGCGCTGGGCGCCCGCGCCTCGGGGGATCCCATCGCCCAGGTGATCGCCATGGACCTGCCCCTGGCGGAGGCTCGGCAGAAGATCGTGGACGAGTTCGAAGCGCGCTACGTGGAGCAGTTGCTGGCCAATCACGGCGGCAACGTGACGCGGGCGGCCGCTGCGGCGGGAGTGGCGCGACGCCACCTGCAGAGACTCAAGGCGCGCTTCGAGTCGCGTTGA